From Micromonospora echinospora, one genomic window encodes:
- a CDS encoding helix-turn-helix transcriptional regulator, which produces MGKLRLVASQEVQEMLGVSRTRAYQITNSKTFPDPVAVLSVGRIWRTEDVERWIKDHRPDLHDPAQ; this is translated from the coding sequence ATGGGGAAGCTTCGGCTCGTGGCGAGCCAGGAGGTGCAGGAGATGCTGGGCGTCTCCCGTACGCGCGCTTACCAGATCACCAACTCGAAGACCTTCCCCGACCCGGTCGCCGTCCTGTCGGTCGGCCGGATCTGGCGCACGGAGGACGTCGAACGCTGGATCAAGGACCACCGCCCCGACCTCCACGACCCCGCGCAGTAG
- a CDS encoding helix-turn-helix domain-containing protein, with translation MAEVTVSTVPRRQLGRMLRELRLAAGVTLDAAAEALECSRQKAWRIETGGGTVRGVDVRGMCELYGVAADLTAALVALAGETRARGWWHAYAEVPAWLGLYAGMEATARRLSEYADTLVPALLQTPGYARALHDVDPELTDDDRERLERARLDRQALLRRRLPPPPRLDVVLSEAVLLRVAGGPATMAGQLRHLRQVTALPHVSVRVLPLAAGLPVGAEAGSFVLLDFPRDGNRAVPEPPVVYQELVTGALYLDRPAELAAFERVWASLDSLALDPEESRRSIGKIAEEVHHGAGAEPESLDGCTGGLPCPASDSPCRQPDPNEPVGRLTRCGWGG, from the coding sequence ATGGCGGAGGTGACGGTGTCGACGGTGCCGCGCCGGCAGCTCGGACGGATGCTGCGGGAACTGCGGCTCGCCGCCGGGGTGACGCTGGACGCGGCGGCGGAGGCGCTGGAGTGCAGCCGGCAGAAGGCGTGGCGGATCGAGACCGGCGGTGGCACCGTGCGCGGGGTCGACGTGCGGGGGATGTGCGAGCTGTACGGCGTGGCCGCCGACCTGACCGCCGCGCTGGTCGCCCTGGCCGGCGAGACGCGGGCCAGGGGCTGGTGGCACGCGTACGCCGAGGTGCCGGCCTGGCTTGGCCTGTACGCGGGAATGGAAGCGACGGCCCGGCGGCTCAGCGAGTACGCCGACACGCTGGTGCCGGCGCTGCTGCAAACCCCGGGGTACGCGCGGGCGCTGCACGACGTCGACCCGGAGCTGACCGACGACGACCGGGAACGGCTGGAGCGCGCCCGGCTCGACCGCCAGGCTCTGCTGCGGCGTCGGTTGCCACCGCCGCCCCGGCTGGACGTGGTGCTCTCCGAGGCGGTGCTGCTGCGGGTGGCCGGCGGCCCGGCGACCATGGCCGGGCAACTCCGGCACCTGCGGCAGGTGACCGCGCTGCCGCACGTCTCGGTGCGGGTGCTGCCGCTCGCCGCCGGGCTGCCCGTCGGGGCCGAGGCCGGGTCGTTCGTGCTGCTGGACTTCCCGCGCGACGGCAACCGGGCCGTGCCGGAGCCGCCGGTGGTCTACCAGGAGTTGGTGACCGGGGCGCTCTATCTGGACCGGCCGGCGGAGCTGGCCGCCTTCGAGCGGGTGTGGGCGAGCCTCGACTCCCTCGCCCTCGACCCGGAGGAGTCCCGACGGTCTATCGGCAAGATCGCCGAGGAGGTGCACCACGGGGCGGGCGCGGAGCCGGAGAGCCTGGACGGCTGTACGGGCGGATTGCCTTGTCCTGCAAGCGATTCACCGTGTCGGCAACCCGATCCGAATGAGCCCGTAGGCCGACTTACCCGTTGCGGGTGGGGTGGTTAA